The following proteins come from a genomic window of Mycobacterium sp. DL:
- a CDS encoding ABC transporter ATP-binding protein/permease, which translates to MNDDAFEPSLDWSSELSSSALWVAQTFFLTAVCLVLILVAIGRFTGWGRQFWRVTGDYFTGRQSAVVWLLFALLLLSVVVSVRINVLLTYYVNDLFTALQVAFQGGTSDADARRASGIAGFWATMTVFAVLAGCFIVRLLLDMYVMQRFIMRWRIWLSHRYIDDWLGDLAYFRAQFAGRPIDNPDQRIQQDIDVFTTGVGGETNNPIYNSGNTLLFGAVEAVLSVLSFGTILWRLSESVTIGGLTLPRALFWIVLGYVLVATIVAVVIGRPLIRLSYLNEVRNAGLRYALVRVRDAGAAIGLYRGEPAERRLLKGRLDSVMDNYRGWLNRMMLFFGWNVSMSQAINPLPWLVQAQGLFAQRLSFGDVWQSSNAFGAIHDSLSFFRNAYDQFASYRAVIIRLDGLADQNARAATFTSVATEESGDRSLDVVAVEVRRPDGTPLVRALDVHLDPGETLLITGPSGVGKTVLLQSLAGLWPFASGRVNLPQGRDAAMFVPQLPYLPIGDLRTVVTYPLPPGTVEDRAVQQALSDVALSHLVIRLSDVQEWAKVLSVGEQQRIAFARILLSRPAVVFLDETTSSMDEGLEQMLYRALRAALPETVVVSVSHRATVQQFHGRRLELTGDGSWRLGRLAPSG; encoded by the coding sequence GTGAACGACGACGCGTTCGAGCCGTCCCTGGACTGGAGCAGCGAGCTGTCCAGTTCGGCCCTATGGGTTGCGCAGACCTTCTTCCTCACCGCGGTCTGCCTGGTGTTGATCCTCGTCGCGATCGGCCGCTTCACCGGGTGGGGGCGCCAGTTCTGGCGTGTCACAGGCGATTACTTCACCGGCAGGCAGAGCGCTGTGGTGTGGCTGCTCTTCGCGCTTCTGCTGCTGTCGGTGGTCGTCTCGGTGCGCATCAACGTGTTGCTGACCTACTACGTCAACGATCTGTTCACCGCGCTGCAGGTTGCGTTCCAGGGCGGCACGTCGGACGCGGATGCGCGCAGGGCGAGCGGCATCGCGGGGTTCTGGGCGACGATGACGGTGTTCGCCGTGCTGGCGGGCTGTTTCATCGTGCGACTGCTGCTCGACATGTACGTGATGCAGCGCTTCATCATGCGGTGGCGAATCTGGCTGAGCCACCGCTACATCGACGATTGGCTCGGCGATCTCGCGTACTTCCGGGCCCAGTTCGCCGGCAGGCCGATCGACAATCCGGATCAGCGGATCCAGCAGGACATCGACGTGTTCACCACCGGTGTCGGCGGCGAGACCAACAACCCGATCTACAACTCGGGCAACACCTTGTTGTTCGGAGCGGTGGAGGCCGTGTTGTCGGTGCTGTCGTTCGGCACGATTCTGTGGCGACTGTCGGAGTCCGTCACGATCGGCGGTCTGACCCTCCCCCGCGCGCTGTTCTGGATCGTGCTCGGCTACGTGCTGGTGGCCACCATCGTCGCGGTGGTCATCGGCCGACCGTTGATCCGGCTCAGCTACCTCAACGAGGTCCGCAACGCAGGTCTGCGCTACGCGCTGGTGCGGGTGCGCGACGCGGGTGCGGCCATCGGGCTGTACCGGGGTGAGCCCGCCGAGCGGCGGTTGCTCAAGGGCCGACTGGATTCGGTGATGGACAACTACCGCGGCTGGCTCAACCGGATGATGTTGTTCTTCGGCTGGAATGTGTCGATGAGCCAGGCCATCAACCCGCTGCCGTGGCTGGTGCAGGCGCAGGGGCTGTTCGCGCAGCGGCTGTCCTTCGGCGATGTGTGGCAGTCCTCGAACGCCTTCGGCGCGATCCACGATTCGCTGTCGTTCTTCCGCAACGCCTACGACCAGTTCGCGAGCTACCGCGCGGTGATCATCCGGCTCGACGGACTGGCCGACCAGAACGCGCGGGCCGCGACGTTCACCTCGGTGGCCACCGAGGAGTCCGGTGACCGCTCCCTCGACGTGGTGGCGGTCGAGGTGCGCAGGCCGGACGGAACCCCGCTGGTCCGGGCGCTGGACGTACACCTGGATCCCGGTGAGACACTGCTGATCACCGGTCCCTCGGGGGTCGGCAAAACGGTACTGCTGCAGAGTCTGGCCGGACTGTGGCCGTTCGCGTCAGGCCGGGTCAACCTGCCGCAGGGGCGGGACGCCGCGATGTTCGTGCCGCAGCTGCCCTACCTGCCGATCGGTGACCTGCGCACGGTGGTCACCTATCCGTTGCCGCCCGGCACAGTCGAGGATCGGGCAGTGCAGCAGGCGCTGAGCGATGTGGCGCTGTCGCACTTGGTGATCCGGCTCAGTGACGTCCAGGAGTGGGCCAAGGTGCTCTCGGTCGGCGAGCAGCAGCGCATCGCATTCGCGCGCATCCTGCTGAGCCGGCCCGCTGTGGTGTTCCTCGACGAGACGACGTCGTCGATGGACGAGGGTCTCGAGCAGATGCTCTACCGGGCCCTGCGCGCCGCGCTGCCGGAGACCGTCGTCGTCAGTGTCAGTCACCGAGCGACCGTGCAGCAGTTCCACGGCCGCCGCCTGGAACTCACCGGAGACGGGTCCTGGCGGCTGGGTCGACTCGCCCCGTCGGGATAG
- a CDS encoding FAD-dependent monooxygenase, translating into MSATRAVYETPVLIAGAGPVGLTAALELTRRGIGCRIIDPLLEPPRYAKAVGVQPRTLEIFEGMGVLRRILDAGTRMNGQIVYVNGQQVARMELPVPADVPFGFFCIPQYETEHVLREELALRGVTVERGSRLTGFDHDAHGVSATVSCDRGDQTVRAGYLIGADGAHSVVRRTLGLTFEGAAFEEQYMLGDVEVDWSMPAGYGIRSMHQTDGTTDDLLVCIPLPGRGRYRMSMLVPDELRGDQVAGDGVAHGFSGDRTPELHHIQAVIDRLSPERVVARNLRWSSVFRISHRIVDRYSLPAGSSRVFVAGDAAHIHPPTGAQGMNTGIQDAHNLAWKLSLAVSGVAAPGLLDSYDAERRPIGEEVVGRTVRSAREGIGADSADPDFVVRREAQLLIDYAGSPIVSPAAATTSGPAAGERAPDVRGLTRAVVTGSFRLFSLLTAREHTLLLYAGATAGRDEVAGFESIAAAAVEAAHGLLDVYLVAAGPAEVATTVLPLITDEDGDFAHTYRTSNSSAYLVRPDGYLAYVQHEGAPDVDGVRAALRLTFR; encoded by the coding sequence GTGAGTGCGACCCGCGCCGTCTACGAGACCCCTGTCCTCATCGCCGGTGCCGGCCCGGTCGGGCTCACCGCCGCTCTCGAACTGACCCGCCGCGGTATCGGCTGCCGGATCATCGATCCACTGCTCGAGCCCCCGCGTTATGCCAAAGCCGTTGGCGTGCAACCACGCACGCTGGAGATTTTCGAGGGCATGGGGGTGTTGCGCCGTATCCTCGACGCGGGCACCCGGATGAACGGCCAGATCGTCTACGTCAACGGTCAGCAGGTCGCGCGCATGGAGTTGCCGGTGCCGGCCGACGTTCCGTTCGGGTTCTTCTGCATTCCGCAGTACGAGACCGAACATGTCCTGCGCGAGGAGTTGGCCCTGCGCGGGGTGACGGTCGAACGCGGGAGCAGGCTGACGGGCTTCGACCACGACGCTCACGGAGTGAGCGCGACCGTGTCCTGCGACCGCGGTGATCAGACGGTGCGCGCGGGGTATCTGATCGGTGCCGACGGCGCCCACAGCGTCGTGCGCAGGACACTGGGGCTGACGTTCGAGGGTGCGGCGTTCGAGGAGCAGTACATGCTCGGCGACGTCGAGGTCGACTGGTCGATGCCCGCCGGTTACGGCATCCGGTCGATGCACCAGACCGACGGCACCACCGACGACCTGCTGGTGTGTATCCCGCTTCCCGGCCGCGGCCGCTACCGGATGTCGATGCTGGTCCCCGACGAGTTGCGCGGGGACCAGGTGGCGGGCGACGGGGTGGCGCACGGATTCTCCGGTGACCGCACTCCTGAGCTGCACCACATCCAGGCCGTCATCGACCGCCTCTCCCCCGAACGGGTGGTTGCCCGCAACCTGCGGTGGTCGTCGGTCTTCCGGATCAGCCACCGCATCGTGGACCGGTACAGCCTGCCCGCGGGGTCGAGCCGGGTGTTCGTCGCCGGCGACGCCGCCCACATCCACCCACCGACGGGGGCGCAGGGGATGAACACCGGAATCCAGGACGCCCACAATCTGGCATGGAAGCTCTCGCTGGCGGTTTCGGGGGTCGCGGCACCGGGGCTGTTGGACAGCTACGACGCCGAACGTCGTCCGATCGGCGAGGAGGTCGTCGGCCGCACGGTGCGCAGTGCGCGCGAAGGGATAGGCGCCGATTCCGCCGATCCCGATTTTGTCGTCCGGCGCGAGGCGCAACTGTTGATCGACTACGCCGGCAGCCCGATCGTGAGCCCCGCAGCAGCGACGACATCTGGACCGGCCGCCGGTGAGCGGGCGCCCGACGTGCGCGGGCTGACCCGCGCGGTGGTCACCGGTTCGTTCCGGCTCTTCTCCCTGCTGACTGCCCGCGAGCACACCCTGCTGCTTTATGCCGGCGCCACGGCGGGCAGGGACGAGGTCGCGGGGTTCGAGAGCATCGCGGCGGCCGCTGTCGAGGCGGCGCACGGCTTGCTGGACGTCTACCTGGTCGCGGCCGGACCGGCCGAGGTGGCCACGACGGTCCTTCCGCTGATCACCGACGAGGACGGCGACTTCGCGCACACCTACCGAACCTCGAACTCATCGGCGTACCTGGTTCGTCCGGACGGATATCTCGCCTACGTCCAGCACGAGGGCGCACCGGACGTCGACGGCGTGCGCGCCGCCCTGCGCCTGACATTCCGATAG
- the secA2 gene encoding accessory Sec system translocase SecA2, with the protein MARTSSKTSSKPRTGRLSNRFWKLLGASAEKDQTQSTELVDKSAEFDAKAAELDDEQLRKAAQLLELDDLADSADLPQFLAIAREAAERTTTLRPFDVQLQAALRMLAGDVVEMATGEGKTLSGAIAAAGYALAGRRVHVITINDYLARRDAEWMAPLIEAMGLTVGWITAESTAAQRREAYQCNVTYASVNEIGFDVLRDQLVTDVEDLVSPNPDVALIDEADSVLVDEALVPLVLAGTSHRETPRIELIRLVGELTEGKDFAADSDSRNVHLTESGALKVEAALGGIDLYSEEHVATTLTEINVALHAHVLLQRDIHYIVRDDAVHLINASRGRIATLQRWPDGLQAAVEAKEGIETTETGEVLDTITVQALINRYPTVCGMTGTALAAGEQLRQFYKLGVSPIPPNAPNIREDETDRVYVSVAAKNEGIIEHIATVHQTGQPVLVGTRDVAESEDLHARLVKAGVPAVVLNAKNDAEEAAVIAEAGALGAVTVSTQMAGRGTDIRLGGSDESDHDAVADLGGLHVIGTGRHHTERLDNQLRGRAGRQGDPGSSVFFSSWEDDVVVSHLEGNKLPLDCDEDGLVVSPKAATLLEHAQRIAEGRLLDVHATTWRYNQLIAQQRSILVERRDKLLRTDTAREELAELSPTRYEELVEQLGPDGEEKLTKICRLIMLYHLDRGWTEHLAYLADIRESIHLRALGRQNPLDEFHRMAVDAFASLAADAIEAAQQTFDTAPSIEDEQGVDLSKLARPTSTWTYMVHDNPLSEDSMSALSLPGVFR; encoded by the coding sequence GTGGCTCGGACCTCTTCTAAGACCTCGTCGAAACCCAGGACAGGGCGGCTGTCCAATCGCTTCTGGAAGCTGCTCGGAGCGAGCGCGGAGAAGGATCAGACACAGTCGACCGAGCTCGTCGACAAGTCCGCCGAATTCGATGCCAAGGCGGCCGAACTCGACGATGAGCAGCTACGCAAGGCGGCCCAGCTGCTCGAGCTCGACGACCTGGCGGACTCCGCCGATCTGCCACAGTTCCTGGCGATCGCCCGGGAGGCGGCCGAACGGACCACCACCCTGCGTCCCTTCGACGTGCAGTTGCAGGCCGCCCTGCGGATGCTCGCCGGCGACGTCGTCGAGATGGCCACAGGCGAGGGCAAGACCCTGTCCGGCGCGATCGCCGCCGCCGGTTATGCGCTGGCGGGCCGCCGGGTGCACGTCATCACCATCAACGACTACCTCGCCCGCCGCGACGCCGAGTGGATGGCTCCGCTGATCGAGGCCATGGGACTGACCGTCGGCTGGATCACCGCCGAGTCCACCGCCGCACAGCGCCGCGAGGCCTACCAGTGCAACGTCACCTACGCCTCGGTCAACGAGATCGGCTTCGACGTGTTGCGCGACCAGCTGGTCACCGACGTCGAGGACCTGGTGTCCCCGAACCCCGACGTGGCGCTGATCGACGAGGCCGACTCGGTCCTCGTCGACGAGGCGCTGGTGCCGCTGGTGCTGGCCGGCACCAGCCACCGGGAGACGCCCCGGATCGAGCTCATCCGGCTGGTCGGCGAGCTCACCGAGGGCAAGGACTTCGCTGCGGACAGCGACAGCCGCAACGTGCATCTCACCGAATCGGGCGCCCTGAAGGTGGAGGCGGCGCTCGGCGGGATCGACCTGTACTCCGAGGAGCACGTCGCCACCACGCTCACCGAGATCAACGTCGCCCTGCACGCCCACGTGCTGCTGCAGCGCGACATCCACTACATCGTCCGCGACGACGCCGTGCACCTGATCAACGCCTCCCGCGGCCGGATCGCGACCCTGCAGCGCTGGCCGGACGGCCTCCAGGCTGCCGTCGAAGCCAAGGAGGGGATCGAGACCACCGAGACCGGGGAGGTGCTCGACACCATCACGGTGCAGGCGTTGATCAACCGGTACCCCACGGTGTGCGGAATGACCGGCACCGCGCTGGCCGCCGGCGAGCAGCTGCGCCAGTTCTACAAGCTGGGTGTGTCCCCGATCCCGCCCAACGCCCCCAACATCCGCGAAGACGAGACCGACCGGGTGTACGTCTCCGTAGCGGCCAAGAACGAGGGCATCATCGAGCACATCGCGACCGTTCACCAGACCGGTCAGCCGGTGCTGGTCGGGACCCGCGACGTCGCCGAGTCCGAGGACCTGCACGCGCGGCTGGTCAAAGCCGGGGTACCCGCTGTGGTCCTCAACGCCAAGAACGACGCCGAAGAGGCGGCCGTCATCGCCGAGGCGGGCGCGCTGGGCGCGGTCACCGTCTCCACCCAGATGGCCGGCCGCGGCACCGACATCCGACTGGGCGGTTCGGACGAATCAGACCACGATGCGGTGGCCGATCTCGGTGGACTCCACGTCATCGGCACCGGGCGACATCACACCGAGCGGCTGGACAACCAGCTGCGGGGTCGCGCCGGGCGACAGGGCGACCCCGGCTCGTCGGTGTTCTTCTCCAGTTGGGAGGACGACGTCGTGGTGTCACATCTCGAGGGCAACAAGTTGCCGCTGGACTGTGATGAGGACGGTCTCGTGGTCAGCCCGAAGGCGGCGACCCTGCTCGAACACGCCCAGCGGATCGCCGAGGGTCGACTACTCGACGTGCACGCCACCACGTGGCGCTACAACCAGCTGATCGCCCAGCAGCGTTCGATACTCGTGGAGCGCCGGGACAAACTGCTGCGCACCGATACCGCGCGCGAGGAACTGGCCGAGCTGTCGCCGACGCGCTACGAGGAACTCGTCGAGCAACTCGGCCCGGACGGCGAGGAGAAGCTGACGAAGATCTGCCGGCTGATCATGCTCTACCACCTCGACCGCGGCTGGACCGAGCACCTGGCCTACCTGGCCGACATCCGGGAGAGCATCCACCTGCGCGCCCTCGGCCGGCAGAATCCGCTCGACGAATTCCACCGGATGGCCGTCGACGCCTTCGCCTCGCTGGCCGCCGACGCCATCGAAGCGGCCCAGCAGACGTTCGACACCGCGCCGTCGATCGAGGACGAGCAGGGTGTCGATCTGTCCAAGCTCGCGCGGCCGACCTCGACGTGGACGTACATGGTGCACGACAACCCGCTGTCGGAGGACTCCATGTCGGCGCTGAGCCTGCCCGGCGTGTTCCGCTAG
- a CDS encoding CDP-alcohol phosphatidyltransferase family protein, whose product MAEASGDRPGGGAATGDLAPQDRVLTVPNALSVVRLVLVPVFLYLLLIAEATGWAVAVLVFSGASDWADGKIARLFDNQSSRLGALLDPAVDRIYMVVVPVAMAAAGVLPWWIVGLLLGRDLVLAATLPLLRTRGLTALPVTYIGKAATFALMSGLPLVLLGQYDAMWARIVLAIGWGFLIWGLAMYLWSAILYLVQVGMVMRTMERMRHP is encoded by the coding sequence ATGGCCGAGGCCTCTGGGGATCGACCGGGCGGCGGCGCTGCGACCGGGGATCTGGCACCGCAGGACCGGGTGCTGACGGTGCCAAATGCACTGTCGGTCGTCCGTCTTGTGCTGGTACCGGTTTTCCTCTATCTGCTGCTGATCGCCGAAGCGACGGGGTGGGCCGTCGCGGTGCTGGTGTTCAGTGGGGCCTCCGACTGGGCGGACGGCAAGATCGCCAGGCTGTTCGACAACCAGTCCTCGCGGTTGGGCGCGCTGCTCGACCCCGCAGTCGACCGGATCTACATGGTCGTCGTACCGGTCGCGATGGCTGCCGCGGGTGTGCTTCCGTGGTGGATCGTCGGGCTGCTCCTCGGACGCGACCTGGTGCTCGCGGCGACACTGCCGCTGCTGCGCACTCGCGGGCTGACGGCGCTTCCCGTCACCTACATCGGTAAGGCGGCGACGTTCGCGCTGATGTCCGGCCTCCCGCTGGTTCTGCTGGGGCAGTACGACGCCATGTGGGCACGGATCGTGCTGGCGATCGGCTGGGGCTTTCTGATCTGGGGTCTGGCCATGTACCTGTGGTCCGCGATCCTCTATCTGGTCCAGGTGGGAATGGTGATGCGCACGATGGAGCGAATGCGGCACCCGTGA
- a CDS encoding DUF881 domain-containing protein, with amino-acid sequence MSTLGGYDNTTGRNAHEAGRPTLIPVPSLLRSLLSDHLDPGYAAAAAAKASRPRNKPTERMWQLTAAVVVAGVFTLAWSQAQATAPGERESQQVLAANVRSAEAATDQIADRRDRVAAEVNTERRSRLDGDITGRQLLDDLDEANSAAAAVPVIGPGLTITVTDPGITPDLTDVSTPRVEGSRQVILDRDLQLVVNSLWVSGAEAISVGGVRIGPNVTIRQAGGGVLVDNQPITSPYVILAVGPPRAMQDAFTRSAGLRRLRLLETSYGVGVAVAGGDGLALPAGSVREVNFADPGGPN; translated from the coding sequence GTGAGCACCTTGGGGGGGTACGACAACACGACCGGACGCAACGCCCACGAAGCGGGCCGTCCGACGCTGATCCCGGTGCCGTCACTTCTGCGGTCACTGCTGTCCGACCACCTCGATCCCGGCTACGCCGCCGCGGCGGCGGCGAAGGCGAGCCGACCGCGGAACAAGCCCACCGAGCGGATGTGGCAGCTGACGGCCGCGGTGGTCGTGGCCGGTGTGTTCACTCTCGCCTGGTCGCAAGCCCAGGCCACCGCGCCGGGGGAGCGCGAATCCCAGCAGGTGCTGGCGGCCAATGTGCGCTCGGCCGAGGCGGCCACCGATCAGATCGCCGATCGCAGGGACCGGGTCGCCGCCGAGGTGAACACCGAACGGCGCAGCCGGCTCGACGGTGACATCACCGGACGGCAACTGCTCGACGACCTCGACGAGGCGAACTCAGCGGCGGCGGCGGTGCCGGTGATCGGTCCGGGTCTGACCATCACCGTCACCGACCCGGGCATCACACCCGACCTCACCGACGTCTCGACGCCGCGTGTGGAGGGCAGCAGGCAGGTGATCCTCGACCGTGATCTGCAACTGGTCGTCAACTCGTTGTGGGTCAGTGGCGCCGAAGCCATCTCGGTGGGCGGGGTGCGAATCGGCCCGAACGTGACCATCCGGCAGGCCGGCGGCGGCGTCCTGGTGGACAATCAGCCGATCACCAGCCCCTATGTCATCCTCGCTGTGGGACCGCCCCGCGCGATGCAGGATGCCTTCACCAGAAGCGCAGGCCTGCGGCGCCTGCGGCTTCTGGAGACGTCCTACGGTGTCGGGGTGGCCGTCGCAGGCGGTGACGGGCTGGCACTTCCGGCGGGGTCGGTCCGAGAAGTCAACTTCGCCGACCCGGGTGGGCCCAATTGA
- a CDS encoding DUF1290 domain-containing protein → MIGIVALVVGIVLGVVFHPSVPEVVQPYLPIAVVAALDAVFGGLRAYLEHIFDSKVFVISFVFNVLVAALIVYVGDQLGVGTQLSTAIIVVLGIRIFGNAAALRRRLFGA, encoded by the coding sequence TTGATCGGAATCGTCGCGCTTGTGGTCGGCATCGTGCTCGGTGTCGTCTTCCACCCCAGCGTCCCCGAGGTCGTCCAGCCCTACCTGCCGATCGCGGTCGTCGCCGCGCTCGACGCGGTGTTCGGCGGTCTTCGCGCGTACCTGGAGCACATCTTCGACTCCAAGGTCTTTGTCATCTCGTTCGTCTTCAACGTTCTGGTCGCCGCGCTGATCGTGTACGTCGGAGACCAGTTGGGCGTCGGTACCCAGCTCTCGACGGCGATCATCGTCGTCCTCGGCATCCGGATATTCGGCAACGCTGCGGCTCTGCGGCGCAGGCTCTTCGGGGCGTGA
- a CDS encoding DUF881 domain-containing protein gives MTDHPPQHAAQSHHGRHEMPPERATPERTDAVPRSRSQVVFGVLAVLLCLLLGVAIATQVRQTGSGDSLETARPADLLVLLDSLQQREAALNTEVAELQRTLSQLQASGSDDQAAIENARARLAALSILIGSVPATGPGVTLTIQDPAQGVAAETVLDVINELRAAGAEAMEIRGGRTDEPVSVRVGVDTWVVGSPGGLVADSTTLSPPYSVLAIGDPPTLAAAMNIPGGAMDSIERVGGSMVIQQSDRVDITALRQPKPRQYAQPVK, from the coding sequence ATGACAGACCACCCGCCGCAGCACGCCGCGCAGTCACATCACGGGCGCCACGAAATGCCGCCGGAACGGGCCACTCCCGAGCGCACAGACGCGGTGCCCCGCAGTCGGTCGCAGGTCGTCTTCGGGGTGCTGGCAGTGCTGCTCTGCCTGCTGTTGGGCGTGGCGATCGCCACCCAGGTGCGCCAGACCGGCTCGGGAGATTCGCTGGAGACGGCGCGGCCCGCCGACCTGCTGGTGCTGTTGGACTCACTGCAACAGCGGGAGGCCGCACTCAACACCGAGGTCGCCGAACTCCAGCGGACCCTGAGCCAGCTCCAGGCCTCGGGCAGCGACGACCAGGCGGCGATCGAGAATGCCAGGGCTCGGCTGGCGGCGCTGTCGATACTGATCGGCAGCGTGCCGGCGACCGGCCCCGGTGTGACGCTGACCATCCAGGACCCCGCGCAGGGGGTCGCCGCGGAGACGGTGCTCGATGTGATCAACGAGCTGAGGGCGGCCGGTGCCGAGGCGATGGAGATCCGCGGAGGACGCACCGACGAGCCGGTTTCGGTGCGCGTCGGGGTCGACACCTGGGTGGTGGGGAGCCCCGGCGGCCTAGTGGCCGACTCCACGACGTTGAGCCCTCCGTATTCGGTTCTCGCGATTGGGGATCCGCCCACGCTGGCCGCGGCGATGAATATTCCGGGCGGGGCGATGGACAGCATCGAACGCGTCGGCGGCAGCATGGTGATACAACAGTCCGACCGGGTCGACATCACCGCCTTGCGGCAACCGAAACCCCGCCAATACGCTCAGCCCGTCAAATGA
- the gcvH gene encoding glycine cleavage system protein GcvH, protein MSDIPAELSYTADHEWVQRTGDDTVRVGITDFAQSALGDVVFVQLPDVGADLKAGDSFGEVESTKSVSDLYAPVSAKVVAVNGDLEGDPQLVNSDPYGAGWLVELQLDAGSLEEGLGELLDAEGYRDHVTD, encoded by the coding sequence GTGAGCGATATTCCCGCCGAGCTGTCTTACACAGCGGACCACGAATGGGTGCAGCGGACCGGCGATGACACCGTCCGGGTCGGTATCACCGACTTCGCGCAATCCGCGCTGGGAGACGTGGTGTTCGTCCAACTCCCCGATGTCGGAGCGGACCTGAAGGCCGGGGACTCCTTCGGCGAGGTGGAGTCGACAAAATCCGTGTCTGACCTCTACGCGCCCGTCTCGGCGAAAGTCGTTGCGGTGAACGGGGATCTGGAGGGAGACCCGCAGCTGGTCAACTCCGACCCCTACGGTGCGGGATGGTTGGTCGAATTGCAGCTCGACGCAGGTTCGCTGGAGGAAGGGCTGGGCGAACTGCTCGACGCGGAGGGCTACCGCGACCACGTGACGGACTGA
- the garA gene encoding glycogen accumulation regulator GarA translates to MTDKDFNSGADSDEVTVETTSVFRADFLNELDAPPAAGGESAVSGVEGLPVGSALLVVKRGPNAGSRFLLDQPTTSAGRHPDSDIFLDDVTVSRRHAEFRLESGEFQVVDVGSLNGTYVNREPVDSAVLANGDEVQIGKFRLVFLTGPKDDGAAG, encoded by the coding sequence GTGACGGACAAGGACTTCAACTCTGGGGCTGACTCGGACGAGGTCACCGTGGAGACCACATCGGTGTTCCGCGCCGACTTCCTCAACGAGTTGGACGCTCCGCCCGCTGCAGGCGGTGAGAGCGCGGTGTCCGGTGTCGAGGGACTGCCGGTCGGGTCGGCACTCCTGGTCGTCAAGCGGGGGCCGAACGCGGGGTCACGATTCCTGCTCGACCAGCCCACCACGTCGGCCGGTCGCCATCCGGACAGCGACATCTTCCTCGACGACGTGACAGTGAGCCGGCGCCACGCCGAGTTCCGGCTCGAGAGCGGCGAGTTCCAGGTCGTCGACGTGGGCAGCCTCAACGGCACGTATGTCAATCGGGAGCCGGTCGATTCCGCGGTTCTCGCCAACGGCGACGAGGTCCAGATCGGCAAGTTCCGCCTCGTGTTCCTGACGGGTCCGAAGGATGACGGCGCGGCAGGCTGA
- a CDS encoding MerR family transcriptional regulator: MTQPDAPRLSGMSIGVVLDLLRGDFPDVTISKIRFLEAEGLVTPERTASGYRRFTAYDCARLRFILTAQRDQYLPLKVIKAQLDAQPDGEIPETGSPYSAPRLVTVSQSQSDPARRSAARTQVRLTREDLVDRSGVDDELLTSLLKAGVITPIFKGGSTVLFDEHSVVIAQCARALADYGVEPRHLRAFRSAADRQSDLIAQIAGPVVKAGKAGARDRADDLAREVAALAITLHTSLIKSAVRDVLDR, encoded by the coding sequence ATGACCCAACCCGACGCACCCAGGCTCAGTGGGATGTCGATCGGGGTCGTGCTCGATCTTCTCCGCGGCGATTTCCCCGACGTGACGATCTCGAAGATCCGTTTCCTCGAGGCAGAAGGACTGGTCACCCCGGAACGCACCGCATCCGGGTACCGGCGGTTCACCGCATACGACTGCGCGCGCCTGCGGTTCATCCTCACCGCGCAGCGGGACCAGTACCTGCCGCTGAAAGTCATCAAGGCCCAACTCGACGCGCAACCCGACGGCGAGATCCCCGAGACCGGGTCGCCGTACAGCGCGCCGCGCCTGGTGACGGTCAGCCAGAGTCAGAGCGACCCCGCTAGGCGGTCGGCCGCCCGGACGCAGGTGCGTCTGACCCGGGAGGACCTGGTCGACCGTTCGGGTGTCGACGACGAACTGCTGACGTCGTTGCTCAAGGCAGGCGTCATCACCCCGATCTTCAAGGGCGGCAGCACAGTCCTCTTCGACGAGCACTCCGTCGTCATCGCGCAATGTGCCCGGGCGCTGGCCGACTACGGCGTGGAACCGCGTCACCTGCGCGCGTTCCGCTCGGCGGCCGACCGGCAATCCGATCTCATCGCCCAGATCGCCGGTCCGGTGGTCAAGGCCGGCAAAGCCGGAGCGCGCGACCGCGCCGACGATCTGGCCCGCGAGGTGGCCGCGCTGGCGATCACGCTGCACACATCGTTGATCAAGTCGGCCGTACGCGACGTACTGGATCGCTGA